A genomic segment from uncultured Desulfuromonas sp. encodes:
- a CDS encoding HAD-IIB family hydrolase, with amino-acid sequence MPSPTPKGLSIALLSIHGLIRGHHLELGRDADTGGQTLYVVELAQALSRLPDVEQVELITQRVVDPAISEDYAAPVEILNDKLRIVRIDSGAPGYVVKEQLWDHLDSFADNLVRYFREGPHLPDLLHSHYADAGYVGSRLANQLGIPLVHTGHSLGRVKRSRLLASGIKAKAIEQRFNMSRRIEAEEQTLATAARVITSTHQEIEEQYGLYDHYQPERMRVVPPGTDLKQFHPPESAKWRDPFFSELTHQLKEPNKPIILALSRPDSRKNIAALIEAYGSSPALQEQANLVIVAGNRDDIDNLDDAAQAVFHELLVTVDRYDLYGKVALPKHHQRDQVPLIYRLAAVTGGVFVNPALTEPFGLTLIEAAASGLPIVATEDGGPRDIIGNCDNGLLIDPLEPETIADALLKLLVDQELWQRCSTNGQHGVAEHYSWDAHVRRYLQIITPIAERSDHLTHQPAKRRRSLYRDRAIVTDLDQNLVGDKASLATLVELLRQQRKNTTFIVATGRRLDSALKLMRKHGIPEPAVLITSSGTEIYHAPKLTTDTAWAQHIDHQWSPHKVKKLLKDFPGLKRQPKLEQSRFKLSYYIDPEVADIQAIKQLLHHEEQAVYVQMAFGQFLDILPLRASKGLALRYVVEQLGLPLEKVFVAGGSGADEDMMRGNTLAAVVANRHHEELSQMAEVDRIYFAQQPYAAGILEALEHYDFFADTDEASGDGA; translated from the coding sequence ATGCCGTCACCCACCCCCAAAGGTTTATCCATTGCGTTATTAAGTATTCACGGCCTGATTCGCGGCCATCACCTGGAACTCGGCCGCGACGCGGACACCGGCGGCCAGACCCTGTATGTGGTGGAGCTGGCCCAGGCCCTGTCGCGCCTGCCGGATGTGGAGCAGGTTGAGCTCATCACCCAACGCGTCGTCGACCCGGCTATTTCCGAGGACTATGCCGCACCGGTAGAAATTCTCAACGACAAGCTGCGCATTGTACGGATCGACAGCGGCGCGCCGGGCTATGTGGTCAAGGAACAGCTGTGGGACCATCTCGACTCGTTTGCTGACAACCTGGTACGCTACTTTCGCGAGGGACCCCATCTGCCGGATCTGCTGCACAGCCATTATGCCGACGCTGGCTATGTTGGGTCGCGGCTGGCCAACCAGCTGGGCATCCCTTTGGTGCATACCGGCCACTCGCTGGGCCGGGTCAAACGCAGCCGCCTGCTGGCCAGCGGGATTAAAGCCAAGGCCATTGAACAGCGTTTCAACATGAGCCGCCGTATTGAAGCCGAAGAGCAGACCCTAGCCACGGCCGCACGGGTCATCACCAGCACCCATCAGGAAATTGAAGAACAGTATGGCCTGTACGACCACTATCAGCCGGAACGGATGCGGGTCGTTCCTCCCGGAACCGACCTGAAACAATTTCATCCTCCCGAGTCGGCCAAGTGGCGCGATCCCTTTTTCTCCGAACTGACGCACCAGCTCAAAGAGCCGAACAAGCCGATCATTCTGGCCCTGTCGCGCCCGGACAGTCGCAAAAACATTGCGGCGCTGATTGAGGCCTACGGCAGCAGCCCGGCTCTACAGGAACAGGCCAATCTGGTGATTGTCGCCGGCAACCGTGACGATATTGATAATCTGGATGATGCGGCCCAGGCGGTGTTCCATGAGCTGCTGGTGACCGTTGACCGTTATGATCTCTACGGCAAGGTGGCCCTGCCCAAACATCACCAGCGCGATCAGGTGCCGCTCATTTACCGGCTAGCTGCCGTCACCGGCGGTGTATTCGTCAACCCGGCCCTGACCGAGCCTTTCGGCCTGACCCTCATCGAGGCTGCCGCCAGTGGACTGCCGATTGTCGCCACGGAAGACGGCGGCCCGCGTGACATCATCGGCAACTGCGACAACGGCCTGCTCATCGACCCACTGGAGCCTGAAACCATTGCCGATGCCCTGTTGAAGTTGCTGGTCGATCAGGAGCTGTGGCAGCGTTGCTCCACTAACGGCCAACACGGTGTGGCTGAGCATTATTCGTGGGATGCCCACGTGCGCCGTTACCTGCAAATCATCACCCCCATTGCCGAACGTTCAGATCATCTGACGCATCAGCCCGCGAAACGTCGACGCAGCCTGTACCGGGACCGGGCCATTGTTACTGACCTCGATCAGAATCTGGTCGGCGATAAAGCGTCGCTGGCCACTCTCGTTGAGCTTTTGCGTCAGCAGCGTAAGAACACCACCTTTATTGTTGCCACTGGCCGCCGCCTTGATTCAGCGCTCAAGCTGATGAGAAAACACGGCATACCCGAACCGGCAGTCCTGATCACCAGTAGCGGGACGGAAATCTACCATGCCCCGAAGCTGACGACGGACACGGCCTGGGCACAACATATCGACCACCAGTGGTCGCCTCACAAGGTGAAAAAACTGTTGAAGGATTTTCCCGGTCTCAAACGCCAGCCCAAGTTGGAACAGAGCCGCTTTAAGCTGAGTTACTACATTGATCCCGAGGTGGCTGACATCCAGGCCATCAAACAACTGCTTCACCATGAGGAGCAGGCTGTTTACGTGCAGATGGCCTTTGGCCAGTTTCTCGACATCCTGCCGCTGCGCGCCTCCAAAGGGCTGGCCTTACGCTACGTGGTGGAACAACTCGGCCTGCCTCTGGAGAAAGTGTTTGTCGCCGGCGGCTCCGGTGCCGATGAAGACATGATGCGCGGCAACACCCTGGCCGCCGTGGTCGCCAACCGCCACCACGAAGAATTGTCGCAGATGGCCGAAGTCGACCGCATCTATTTCGCTCAGCAACCCTACGCCGCCGGGATTCTCGAAGCTCTTGAGCATTATGACTTCTTCGCCGACACCGACGAAGCGAGCGGAGACGGCGCATGA
- a CDS encoding carbohydrate kinase, whose translation MTTPRITLFGEVLYDCFPGGEQVLGGAPFNVAWHLQALGDAPRFISRVGADPLGERILQAMRDWGMGTESMEIDPDHPTGKVAVQLIDGEPHYDIVPDSAYDFITADAVPALTQNDLLYHGTLGLRNPVARRALDRLIAAGAPKIFLDVNLRAPWWQRDEVLAWLQRATWVKMNQDELALFSAPGETPQAAMARLQQDYELEQLLVTRGAEGVLLRTVDGSVHSLKPPRAEHIVDTVGAGDAYSAVYLHGLAAGWPVDQLLATAQDFANKIIAMRGATAADPALYQHLTTA comes from the coding sequence ATGACCACACCACGTATCACCCTATTCGGTGAAGTGCTCTACGACTGTTTCCCCGGCGGTGAACAGGTGCTGGGCGGTGCGCCGTTCAATGTCGCCTGGCATCTGCAGGCTCTTGGCGATGCGCCGCGTTTCATCTCACGGGTCGGTGCCGATCCGCTCGGTGAGAGGATTTTGCAGGCCATGCGCGATTGGGGTATGGGCACTGAATCGATGGAGATAGACCCCGACCATCCGACGGGAAAAGTCGCGGTGCAGTTGATCGACGGCGAACCGCATTACGATATTGTTCCTGACAGTGCTTACGATTTCATTACCGCTGACGCTGTTCCCGCATTGACCCAAAATGACCTGCTCTATCACGGCACCCTGGGCCTGCGTAACCCGGTTGCCCGTCGAGCGCTGGACCGCCTCATCGCCGCCGGAGCGCCGAAGATCTTTCTCGATGTCAACCTGCGCGCCCCCTGGTGGCAACGTGACGAAGTACTGGCCTGGCTACAGCGGGCGACCTGGGTGAAAATGAATCAGGATGAACTGGCCCTGTTCAGCGCGCCGGGAGAAACTCCGCAGGCCGCTATGGCCCGGCTACAGCAAGACTATGAGCTGGAGCAACTGCTGGTCACGCGCGGTGCCGAGGGCGTGCTGCTGCGCACGGTGGACGGTTCCGTTCATAGCCTGAAACCACCGAGAGCGGAACACATTGTCGACACCGTCGGTGCCGGTGATGCCTACAGCGCCGTCTATCTGCACGGTCTGGCGGCGGGCTGGCCCGTGGATCAACTGTTAGCCACGGCCCAGGACTTTGCCAATAAGATCATAGCCATGCGCGGTGCCACCGCCGCCGACCCGGCCCTCTATCAGCATCTGACCACGGCGTAA
- the amt gene encoding ammonium transporter codes for MTLHNELDYHWVILCAFLVFMMQLGFAMVETGCVRSKNTINVAMKNLADATFGFIFFWLIGFGLMFGTDHAGLWGSSLFMIDGLDFSQSAFFFFQAMFATTSATIVSGAVAERMKFSGYVITAILVTSLIYPLFGHWAWGTGGWLKELGFVDFAGSTVVHSMGAWVGLAGALVLGPRLGKFHRDEIRYFAPSNHNFIVFGVFILWFSWFGFNAGSLLSFAPSVSSILMNTLISGATGGISAYLISLMFTRKVGVELFSFGIIAGLVGITAGCAEFTAQQSACVGFISAIIMFAAEKLLLHLRIDDPLSVVAIHGFTGVWGTLAVAFYGKLPDGVTRMGYFQVQAAGVLAAAALAFFSGLVVFMLLKRFAALRVSPRHEALGLNVTEHQAKLPWVETIESIIHIMRSGNIHKKIHEERGTEVGVVARFFNYLLNRLRDRQVELVASNKSLQSQVYFDPLTKVHNRRGALEQIRRRRDNKTPLSVIIIDIDHFKTINDTYGHDVGDCVLKELAELIQQLTRTQDLFARWGGEEFVLLCETLELDEARRIAEKLRASIAAYPFSTVQQITCSFGVCTPETFDRSFDSLFKEADEALYRAKELGRNRVCCS; via the coding sequence ATGACGCTACACAACGAACTTGATTATCATTGGGTGATCCTTTGTGCCTTCCTGGTCTTTATGATGCAACTGGGATTCGCTATGGTGGAGACCGGTTGTGTGCGCTCCAAAAACACCATCAATGTGGCCATGAAAAACCTTGCGGATGCGACGTTTGGTTTTATTTTTTTCTGGTTGATCGGTTTTGGACTCATGTTCGGCACTGACCATGCCGGTTTGTGGGGCAGCTCGCTGTTCATGATTGACGGTCTCGACTTTTCCCAGAGCGCTTTCTTTTTTTTCCAGGCCATGTTTGCCACGACTTCAGCGACGATTGTTTCCGGTGCGGTCGCCGAACGAATGAAATTCAGTGGTTACGTGATCACCGCCATTCTTGTGACCTCACTGATCTATCCTCTATTCGGCCATTGGGCCTGGGGGACCGGGGGCTGGCTCAAGGAGCTGGGTTTTGTCGATTTTGCCGGCTCCACCGTTGTCCATTCGATGGGAGCCTGGGTAGGGCTTGCCGGCGCTCTGGTCTTGGGACCACGTCTGGGAAAATTCCACCGTGACGAAATCCGTTATTTTGCGCCCAGCAATCACAACTTTATTGTCTTCGGCGTCTTTATTCTGTGGTTTTCCTGGTTTGGGTTCAACGCCGGCAGTCTACTGTCATTTGCACCATCAGTGTCTTCTATTCTGATGAATACTCTGATCTCTGGGGCCACAGGCGGCATCAGCGCCTACCTGATCAGCCTGATGTTCACGCGCAAGGTTGGCGTTGAATTGTTCAGTTTCGGCATCATCGCCGGTTTAGTTGGCATCACTGCGGGCTGTGCTGAATTCACGGCCCAACAATCCGCCTGCGTTGGCTTTATTTCAGCCATTATCATGTTTGCAGCGGAAAAATTGCTCCTTCATTTGCGTATCGACGATCCACTGAGCGTCGTGGCTATCCATGGCTTTACCGGGGTCTGGGGCACCTTGGCCGTTGCTTTTTACGGCAAACTCCCTGACGGGGTGACACGGATGGGATATTTCCAGGTGCAAGCCGCCGGGGTTCTGGCCGCAGCCGCACTGGCATTTTTCAGCGGACTGGTCGTCTTCATGCTGTTAAAACGATTTGCGGCCTTGCGTGTTTCGCCACGCCATGAGGCCCTCGGTCTCAATGTGACCGAACACCAGGCAAAACTTCCCTGGGTTGAAACGATTGAAAGCATTATCCACATCATGCGTTCCGGCAATATCCATAAAAAAATCCATGAAGAACGCGGCACCGAAGTCGGCGTCGTCGCCCGTTTTTTTAATTACCTGCTCAACCGTTTACGCGACCGCCAGGTTGAACTGGTCGCCTCTAATAAATCACTCCAGTCCCAGGTTTATTTTGATCCCCTGACCAAAGTTCACAATCGACGTGGAGCGCTTGAGCAAATACGCCGAAGACGTGATAATAAGACGCCATTGTCGGTAATCATCATTGATATTGATCATTTCAAAACGATTAACGACACCTACGGGCATGATGTGGGAGATTGCGTTCTCAAGGAACTTGCTGAACTGATTCAACAGCTCACACGCACTCAGGATCTTTTTGCGCGCTGGGGAGGTGAAGAGTTTGTCCTGCTTTGTGAGACCTTGGAGCTGGATGAAGCCCGTCGTATTGCTGAAAAACTGCGGGCAAGTATCGCCGCCTATCCTTTCTCAACGGTTCAGCAAATTACGTGTTCATTCGGCGTCTGTACTCCAGAGACTTTTGACCGTTCCTTTGACAGCCTGTTCAAAGAGGCCGATGAAGCGCTCTACCGCGCCAAAGAGCTTGGTCGTAACCGGGTCTGCTGCAGTTAG
- a CDS encoding amylosucrase: MYEQVSHTLLNDILNRIKPEIGEQDLRHFYTRLGANFYAIHSLFERLYGEREDFADQAQALVETMAGQYIKRPANLRQSDLDREKDYNWFLHQKWVGMALYCDGFADNLQGVRDHLHYFQELGVNLVHIMPIMQCPEGDSDGGYAVSNFRAINSRFGSLDDVRALSADMRERDQLLVLDVVVNHTSNQHAWADRARAGEKKYQDYYYTFENRNIPDMFEQSMPEIFPETSPGNFTWDGSMKRWVMTVFNDFQWDLNYSNPAVFIEMLDIVLFWANQGADILRLDAVAFLWKKIGSTCQNEREAHLLLQLFKDCCQVVAPGVVFIAEAIVAPLEVIKYFGEDAVIAKECEIAYNATFMALLWDAVATKNARLLNQGIKSLPVKLDRATWLNYVRCHDDIGLGFDDRDIVACGYEPARHRKFLIDYFTGQFDDSHARGLPFGQNDKTGDARISGALASLVGLEYAMETGDAEAIADAVKLILLLHGMILSFGGIPLLYYGDAIGTLNDDSYRDDPYKQDDSRWIHRPAFDWDNAERRNVPMTVEYEIFSALKKMIAVRKEIEVFADFNNRELMEVANPHLFVFGRYHLNKSGAQVLVVANFSNKPQYLEREEIATWADQRRQLVDLHSGEHPEMFKDSLVIPPFAFYWLQEQ, encoded by the coding sequence ATGTACGAACAAGTTTCACACACCCTGCTCAACGACATTCTCAACCGCATCAAGCCGGAAATCGGCGAACAGGATCTGCGCCATTTCTACACCCGACTCGGTGCCAACTTTTACGCCATTCACTCACTGTTTGAACGCCTCTACGGTGAACGGGAGGACTTTGCCGATCAGGCCCAGGCCCTGGTCGAAACCATGGCCGGCCAATACATCAAACGACCCGCGAACCTGCGCCAGAGCGACCTCGACCGCGAAAAGGACTACAACTGGTTCCTGCACCAGAAATGGGTCGGTATGGCTCTATACTGCGACGGCTTTGCCGACAACCTGCAGGGCGTGAGGGATCATCTGCATTATTTCCAGGAACTCGGTGTCAACCTGGTGCATATCATGCCCATCATGCAGTGCCCCGAGGGCGACAGCGACGGCGGCTATGCGGTCAGCAATTTTCGCGCCATCAATTCGCGCTTCGGCAGTCTCGACGATGTCCGCGCCCTGTCCGCGGACATGCGCGAACGCGACCAGCTACTGGTGCTCGACGTCGTCGTCAACCACACCTCCAACCAGCACGCCTGGGCCGATCGGGCGCGCGCCGGGGAGAAGAAATACCAGGACTACTACTACACCTTTGAAAACCGCAATATCCCGGACATGTTCGAGCAGAGCATGCCGGAAATCTTCCCCGAGACCTCTCCCGGCAACTTCACCTGGGATGGGTCAATGAAGCGCTGGGTCATGACCGTATTCAACGACTTTCAGTGGGATCTCAACTACAGCAATCCGGCGGTGTTCATCGAGATGCTCGACATCGTCTTGTTTTGGGCCAATCAGGGCGCGGACATTCTGCGCCTCGATGCCGTCGCTTTTCTGTGGAAGAAAATCGGCAGCACCTGCCAGAACGAACGCGAAGCGCACCTACTTCTGCAACTGTTCAAGGATTGCTGCCAGGTGGTCGCCCCCGGCGTGGTGTTCATCGCCGAAGCCATTGTCGCGCCTCTGGAGGTGATCAAGTATTTCGGCGAGGATGCTGTCATCGCCAAAGAGTGCGAAATCGCCTACAACGCCACCTTCATGGCCCTGCTGTGGGATGCCGTGGCCACCAAAAATGCCCGTCTGCTCAACCAGGGGATCAAAAGCCTGCCGGTCAAGCTCGACCGCGCCACCTGGCTCAACTACGTTCGCTGTCACGACGACATCGGTCTCGGCTTCGATGACCGCGACATCGTGGCCTGCGGCTACGAACCGGCCCGCCACCGCAAATTTCTCATCGATTACTTCACCGGCCAGTTCGACGACTCCCATGCCCGCGGCCTGCCCTTCGGCCAGAACGACAAAACCGGCGACGCCCGCATCTCCGGCGCCCTGGCCTCACTGGTAGGGCTGGAATATGCCATGGAAACCGGCGATGCCGAGGCCATCGCTGACGCGGTCAAACTCATCCTGCTGCTGCACGGCATGATTCTGTCGTTCGGCGGCATCCCGCTGCTCTACTACGGCGATGCCATCGGCACCCTCAACGACGACTCCTACCGCGATGACCCCTACAAACAGGATGACAGTCGCTGGATTCATCGTCCCGCTTTCGACTGGGACAATGCCGAGCGCCGCAACGTGCCCATGACCGTGGAATACGAGATTTTCAGCGCGTTGAAAAAAATGATCGCGGTACGCAAGGAGATCGAAGTGTTTGCGGACTTCAACAACCGCGAATTAATGGAGGTGGCCAACCCCCATCTGTTCGTCTTCGGCCGCTACCATCTGAACAAATCCGGCGCCCAAGTGCTGGTGGTCGCCAACTTCAGTAATAAACCGCAGTATCTGGAACGAGAGGAAATTGCGACATGGGCAGACCAGAGACGCCAACTGGTGGATCTTCACAGCGGAGAACATCCTGAAATGTTTAAAGACAGCCTAGTTATCCCACCATTCGCGTTTTACTGGTTGCAGGAACAATAG
- a CDS encoding HAD-IIB family hydrolase yields the protein MSHDGLLLCTDLDRTLLPNGAPPEHPQARACFRRFCARPDVTLVYVSGRDLLLIEQAIADYALPWPDYAITDVGTRIYRRQHDDWHELAAWPQHIAPSWQGKTHADLHMALSGIDELRLQEVSKQNDFKLSYYVPLTASSEAVLAKVRQRLAPLGVETELIWSIDEVEQVGLLDVLPRTACKRQAIEFLQKQLACAAEQVMFAGDSGNDLAVLISPIRSVLVANADTALKQQARQLADAQGTRDRLYIARKDGFELGGNYAAGILQGVAHFFPHYRNVISALQTPKECP from the coding sequence ATGAGTCACGACGGTCTGCTGCTGTGCACCGATCTCGACCGCACCCTGCTGCCCAACGGCGCGCCGCCCGAGCATCCACAGGCGCGGGCCTGTTTTCGCCGCTTTTGCGCCCGCCCTGACGTCACGCTGGTGTATGTGTCCGGCCGTGATTTGCTGCTGATCGAACAGGCCATTGCCGACTATGCGCTGCCATGGCCCGATTACGCCATCACTGATGTCGGCACCCGAATTTACCGCCGCCAGCATGACGACTGGCACGAACTGGCAGCGTGGCCGCAACACATTGCCCCGTCGTGGCAGGGTAAAACACATGCTGATCTACACATGGCGTTATCTGGCATAGATGAGCTGCGCCTGCAGGAAGTGAGCAAACAGAACGATTTCAAGCTCAGCTATTACGTGCCGTTGACGGCATCGTCTGAGGCCGTCTTGGCGAAAGTTCGTCAACGCCTCGCCCCGCTGGGGGTGGAAACGGAACTGATCTGGAGTATTGATGAGGTGGAGCAGGTCGGCCTGCTTGATGTGTTGCCGCGCACGGCCTGTAAACGCCAGGCCATTGAATTTCTCCAGAAGCAGCTGGCCTGCGCAGCGGAGCAGGTGATGTTTGCCGGCGACAGCGGCAATGATCTGGCCGTGCTGATCAGTCCGATCCGTTCGGTACTGGTGGCCAATGCCGATACCGCTCTCAAGCAACAGGCCCGGCAGCTGGCCGATGCCCAAGGGACCCGCGACCGGCTCTATATCGCCCGCAAGGATGGGTTTGAACTCGGCGGCAACTATGCCGCGGGCATCCTACAGGGCGTTGCCCACTTTTTTCCCCATTACCGGAACGTGATCAGCGCGCTGCAAACGCCAAAGGAGTGCCCATGA
- a CDS encoding diguanylate cyclase, with protein sequence MKALVFCVKHRCEEIGFLLSQIDVLTEVKIVSPTAIIGIDDCDIFILVAGADQKQQVYLNLHLSSISRGIPVVYLSSLNDPSRAEVLELGCTDCLAFEMSLDELGARLRIAVDGKREIKRLSQDKQSMSRSLLKDALTGLCNRKAFDQAIQAELTRFKRQSIPFGLVFLDIDHFKQVNDTFGHQVGDRVLKAVSSRIARSLRELDIPCRYGGEEFALILPGLTATEAYAAAERVRTLIETIPAGELSGPKQVTVSLGVCSTHIVEDRQNITPEKLVKWADLALYEAKNRGRNRVEKATRRQSQEGWLETGH encoded by the coding sequence ATGAAAGCTTTGGTGTTTTGTGTAAAACACAGATGTGAAGAAATCGGCTTTCTCCTCAGTCAAATTGATGTGTTGACTGAGGTTAAGATTGTCAGCCCGACCGCTATTATCGGTATTGATGACTGCGATATTTTTATCCTTGTCGCCGGCGCAGATCAGAAGCAGCAAGTGTATCTCAACTTGCATCTAAGTTCAATTTCCCGTGGTATTCCAGTCGTTTACCTGTCTTCGCTGAACGATCCCAGTCGGGCGGAAGTGCTCGAACTCGGGTGTACGGATTGTCTGGCCTTTGAAATGAGTCTTGATGAACTTGGGGCTCGTCTACGCATTGCTGTTGACGGCAAGCGGGAGATCAAACGGCTTTCTCAGGATAAACAATCAATGAGTCGCAGCTTGCTGAAGGATGCTTTGACCGGACTTTGTAATCGAAAAGCCTTTGATCAGGCCATCCAGGCGGAGTTAACACGTTTCAAGCGACAGTCCATTCCGTTTGGACTGGTTTTTCTTGATATTGACCATTTCAAACAAGTCAATGACACGTTTGGTCATCAGGTCGGTGACCGCGTTCTCAAAGCGGTATCATCGCGGATAGCCCGCAGTCTGCGTGAACTGGATATTCCCTGTCGTTATGGTGGTGAAGAGTTTGCTCTGATCCTTCCGGGGCTGACCGCAACAGAGGCCTACGCTGCAGCCGAGAGGGTGCGAACTTTGATTGAGACGATTCCAGCCGGTGAACTCAGCGGTCCTAAGCAGGTGACAGTCAGTTTGGGCGTCTGCTCAACGCACATTGTCGAAGACCGGCAAAATATCACACCAGAGAAGCTTGTTAAATGGGCTGATCTGGCTTTGTATGAGGCAAAGAACCGGGGACGCAATCGGGTGGAAAAAGCAACGCGTCGCCAATCTCAAGAGGGATGGTTGGAAACGGGGCATTAG
- a CDS encoding sensor domain-containing diguanylate cyclase produces MAEIRCCEKANFWTECQIHPCSDEMALWHVLIDQSLDGIVILDEEGRVYESNRKFAEMLGYSITQMQTLSVWDWDAVFSKDQLVDMAQAVDDSGAHLETRHRRKDGSTIDVEISSNGTIYRGKKLIFCICRDISDRKKLERELIESEQRYRRLSIVDELTCLYNSRHFYHQLDVEMNRSQRFEQPLSLILLDIDDFKQFNDAYGHVQGDRVLAQLGQVLTDCARREDMAFRYGGEEFVVLLPGTELDGAKILAEKIRVSFTEQSFCVSGNHCLSMTVSLGVAQYRRREEIKTFIHRTDQAMYLAKGLGKDQVCLAD; encoded by the coding sequence TTGGCTGAAATCAGATGTTGTGAAAAAGCGAACTTCTGGACAGAGTGCCAAATCCATCCTTGCAGTGATGAGATGGCCTTGTGGCATGTCCTGATTGATCAATCCTTGGATGGTATCGTCATCCTCGATGAAGAAGGCAGGGTCTACGAATCCAATCGGAAATTTGCCGAGATGCTTGGCTATTCGATCACTCAAATGCAGACGTTGTCGGTTTGGGATTGGGATGCTGTTTTTTCAAAGGACCAACTTGTCGATATGGCCCAGGCGGTTGACGATAGCGGTGCGCATCTGGAGACCCGGCACCGGCGCAAAGATGGCTCTACAATTGATGTCGAAATCAGCAGTAATGGGACAATCTACCGAGGAAAGAAGCTCATTTTCTGCATCTGTCGTGATATTTCTGACCGCAAGAAACTTGAGCGGGAACTTATTGAAAGCGAACAACGCTATCGTCGGCTAAGCATTGTTGACGAATTGACCTGCCTGTATAACTCCAGGCATTTTTATCATCAGCTTGATGTTGAGATGAATCGTTCGCAGCGTTTTGAACAGCCTTTGAGCCTGATTCTGCTCGATATTGATGATTTTAAACAATTTAATGATGCTTATGGACATGTGCAGGGTGATCGTGTGCTTGCGCAATTAGGCCAAGTGCTGACCGATTGTGCCCGGCGTGAAGATATGGCCTTTCGCTATGGGGGCGAGGAATTTGTTGTGCTCCTTCCTGGGACAGAACTCGACGGTGCTAAAATTCTCGCCGAAAAAATACGTGTCTCGTTTACCGAGCAATCTTTCTGCGTTTCCGGCAACCACTGTTTATCAATGACTGTGAGTCTCGGCGTGGCGCAATACCGCAGGCGTGAAGAAATTAAAACATTTATCCACCGGACAGACCAGGCAATGTATCTTGCCAAAGGATTGGGGAAAGATCAGGTTTGCCTTGCCGATTAA
- the serS gene encoding serine--tRNA ligase: protein MLDIRFIRENLEQVEQRLATRGSEIRLDEFRQLDTQRRELLGEVENLKAEKNRVSALIGQTKDKSQVQGEIARMKEVSTQIKQMDETLREISDKLSAILMTVPNLPHEATPVGGSEDDNVEIRRWGTPREFSFEAKAHWDIGEQLDILDFERAGKLTGARFALYKGAGARLERALINFMLDLHTEQHKYVEMLPPFMVNRDSMTGTGQLPKFEEDLFHVEGPDYFLIPTAEVPVTNIHRDEILGAEQLPLCYTAYTPCFRKEAGSHGRDTRGLIRQHQFNKVELVKFVEPETSDAELDALLANAEKVLQLLELPYRVVDLCTGDIGFSAARTFDIEVWLPGQSVYREISSCSNFRDFQARRAAIRYRREEGAKPEFVHTLNGSGLAVGRTLLAILENYQQEDGSVIVPEVLRPYMGGLERITGK from the coding sequence ATGCTGGACATTAGGTTTATCCGTGAAAATCTCGAACAGGTTGAACAACGTCTGGCCACCCGTGGCTCAGAGATCCGGCTTGACGAATTTCGTCAGCTCGATACTCAGCGGCGTGAATTGCTCGGCGAAGTCGAAAACCTTAAAGCTGAAAAGAACCGGGTATCGGCGCTGATCGGTCAGACCAAAGATAAAAGCCAGGTGCAGGGCGAGATCGCCCGCATGAAAGAGGTGTCGACGCAGATCAAGCAGATGGATGAGACTCTGCGGGAGATTTCCGATAAGCTGTCAGCCATCCTGATGACCGTTCCCAACTTGCCTCATGAGGCGACCCCTGTTGGTGGCAGTGAGGATGATAATGTCGAAATTCGTCGTTGGGGAACGCCGCGTGAATTCAGCTTTGAAGCCAAGGCGCATTGGGACATCGGTGAGCAGCTCGATATCCTCGATTTTGAACGCGCTGGTAAGCTCACAGGTGCCCGATTTGCCTTGTATAAAGGCGCTGGAGCCCGCCTCGAAAGAGCGCTGATCAACTTCATGCTCGACCTGCACACAGAGCAGCACAAATATGTTGAAATGCTTCCGCCCTTTATGGTAAACAGAGACTCCATGACGGGGACGGGGCAACTGCCCAAGTTTGAGGAAGACCTGTTCCACGTTGAAGGACCGGATTATTTTCTGATCCCCACTGCGGAAGTTCCTGTAACCAATATTCATCGTGATGAAATTTTAGGTGCAGAACAGCTGCCATTGTGTTATACCGCGTACACTCCTTGTTTCCGCAAGGAAGCCGGATCACATGGTCGTGATACCCGTGGGTTGATCCGTCAGCATCAGTTCAACAAAGTTGAGCTGGTCAAGTTTGTCGAGCCCGAGACATCGGATGCAGAACTTGACGCGTTGCTGGCCAACGCCGAAAAGGTTCTCCAGCTTCTGGAACTGCCTTATCGGGTGGTTGATTTATGTACCGGTGACATCGGTTTTTCAGCGGCACGTACCTTCGACATCGAAGTGTGGCTGCCCGGACAATCGGTGTACCGCGAGATTTCATCGTGTTCAAATTTTCGTGATTTTCAGGCCCGTCGCGCTGCGATTCGTTATCGTCGCGAAGAAGGTGCCAAACCGGAATTTGTTCACACCCTCAACGGCTCAGGACTGGCCGTTGGCCGCACCTTGCTGGCGATTCTGGAAAACTACCAGCAGGAGGACGGCAGCGTGATCGTTCCCGAAGTATTGCGCCCCTATATGGGTGGCTTGGAACGGATCACCGGAAAATAA